The window GTTTTCTACAACAACTACATATTCCCATACATTCTGGCTCCTTTAATAAGAATATTTGGCTTAAACCCTTATCCATTAAAAATACTAATACTTATTTTCAGCCTCTTATCTATATTATTGTTTTTTAGTTTAACCTTAAAACTATTTAGCAAAAAAGAGGCGCTCTTGCTCTCAATATCTTTAATGAGTATGCCTATCTTTATCAGATTCAGTAATAAGGTGCTTACAGAGGCTCCTTTTATGCTCTTTCTATTATTATCCTTATGGCTGCTGCACAGATATTTCCAAAAAGATAAAAAAATATACTTAGGGCTGCTTTTGGTAACAACATATTTTTTAATATTTACTCGCACAATAGGAAGCCTCATGTTAATACCTCTTTTTATCTATAGCTGCACCAAAAGAGATCGAAGCCTATTTATGATGACGGCAATCTTAGCTATAATAACTATACTCACCATGCATGTTATCCAATCAAGAACAGCCCCAGAAAACTACCTCTATCATATTAAATATCTTTTATATAAAGATGCCTTTACACCTGAACAAGGATATATCGACATTGGATGTTTAATAATTAGAGCAGTAAATAATATTAAATTTTATTTCCTAAATATACCAAAAGAGACATTCAATCTTCCCTCTTTTGGAATATCTCTTTATGCAGCATTGTTCTGGACATTACTATGCTTAGGCATGTACAACATAAGACCTAATTTTTACAAAACAATATTTTTTGTTTTTTTTACTACCTACATCTCTTTCTTTATTATCTGGCCCTGGCAAAATACAAGGTTCATCTACC of the Candidatus Kaelpia aquatica genome contains:
- a CDS encoding glycosyltransferase family 39 protein encodes the protein MLIDPVIDISFDSPRYITTADSIASGNGYRAISEIDNNPVFYNNYIFPYILAPLIRIFGLNPYPLKILILIFSLLSILLFFSLTLKLFSKKEALLLSISLMSMPIFIRFSNKVLTEAPFMLFLLLSLWLLHRYFQKDKKIYLGLLLVTTYFLIFTRTIGSLMLIPLFIYSCTKRDRSLFMMTAILAIITILTMHVIQSRTAPENYLYHIKYLLYKDAFTPEQGYIDIGCLIIRAVNNIKFYFLNIPKETFNLPSFGISLYAALFWTLLCLGMYNIRPNFYKTIFFVFFTTYISFFIIWPWQNTRFIYPILFIMLIYLYCGFKSLIIGTPSAIKRIIYLTVIISILYSGLKELLLEITVNRIHPAEVNELVQLSSWIKDNLPQEPVILSKNTALIYMLSSKKGTYTPYSYDMEKITAHIEKKGVTHILADRFNSEMIKYIYPWINKNKERLKIIKINGGTVLFELD